In Limisphaerales bacterium, the following proteins share a genomic window:
- a CDS encoding sialate O-acetylesterase, which yields MNSMKHFLLLTLAFVLNFSALAEKKLVKVFILAGQSNMEGKGGIDPLLNHQIKAPETKAFFAHLHKEGKYIERDDVWINYLNRRGKLTVGYGSPGKIGPELEFGHVVGDHYEEPVLIIKTAWGGKSIGRDFRPPSSGLQSKEKIAEFIENMCKRDFNNQIRNEWNKAKKDNPKITRKEIEAKSSASLDAIRKARAGEYRKQVEESYGHYYRLMMEEIAVTLNEFKQRFPDYDGRGYELAGFVWFQGWNDMYNGFQDEYAANMANFIRDVRKDLKSPKLPFVIGLMGQNGFKEAQGNMALVKAAQLSMNDIAEFKGNVKAIPTDVYWDKKADAAYPTWRNNFEAWKKIGSDRPYHYLGSTITFSKIGRAFGETMLELRNGK from the coding sequence ATGAATTCCATGAAACATTTTCTCTTGCTCACGCTTGCTTTTGTCCTGAATTTTTCTGCGTTGGCGGAAAAGAAACTGGTGAAGGTTTTCATCTTGGCCGGACAATCGAATATGGAGGGCAAGGGCGGGATTGATCCGTTGTTGAACCATCAAATCAAGGCGCCGGAGACGAAGGCGTTTTTTGCGCATCTGCACAAGGAGGGGAAGTACATCGAGCGCGATGATGTTTGGATTAATTATTTGAACCGACGCGGCAAGTTGACGGTGGGTTACGGCTCGCCGGGCAAGATCGGGCCGGAGCTGGAGTTTGGCCACGTGGTAGGCGATCACTATGAGGAGCCGGTGTTGATCATCAAAACCGCGTGGGGCGGCAAGAGCATTGGGCGTGATTTCCGGCCGCCGAGTTCGGGGCTGCAGTCGAAGGAAAAGATTGCGGAGTTCATCGAGAATATGTGCAAGCGTGATTTTAATAATCAGATTCGCAACGAATGGAACAAGGCGAAAAAGGATAACCCGAAAATCACGCGCAAGGAAATTGAGGCCAAGAGCAGCGCCTCACTCGACGCCATTCGCAAAGCCAGGGCCGGTGAGTATCGCAAACAAGTGGAGGAAAGCTACGGCCATTATTATCGGCTGATGATGGAGGAGATAGCGGTGACGTTGAATGAGTTCAAACAACGCTTTCCGGATTACGACGGACGCGGCTATGAGCTGGCCGGTTTCGTGTGGTTCCAAGGATGGAACGATATGTACAACGGATTTCAGGATGAGTACGCGGCGAACATGGCGAACTTCATCCGCGACGTGCGCAAGGATTTGAAGTCGCCAAAGCTCCCCTTTGTTATCGGCCTCATGGGCCAAAATGGATTCAAAGAGGCGCAAGGAAATATGGCCCTCGTGAAGGCGGCGCAGTTGTCGATGAACGACATCGCCGAATTCAAAGGCAATGTGAAAGCCATCCCGACGGATGTTTACTGGGACAAAAAAGCGGATGCGGCCTATCCAACGTGGCGCAACAACTTCGAAGCTTGGAAAAAAATCGGTTCCGACCGGCCTTATCATTATCTCGGCAGCACCATCACCTTTTCCAAAATCGGCCGCGCCTTTGGCGAAACGATGCTGGAGTTGCGCAACGGCAAATAG
- a CDS encoding C-terminal binding protein, with product MANNKRKPLVAVLDWKTAPASSSGVDIEAKVLGNISRTKYFLINSENDFTAEILNAEVLVVWQNTRITERTLSRLKNCRALIRNGVGFDSVDIDAAARVGIPVCNVPDYGTEEVADHAIALALAQVRQLFPLNREALSLGWTLHVKHKLRRLSSLTLGIVGLGRIGTASALRAKALGFRVVFYDPYLPSGVHKAVGIERVDALTQLLKQSDVVSLHCPLNDETQYLIAEKELALMKPTAYLVNTARGGVVNKKAVLAALRKGVIAGAGLDVIEDEPLKTKAEARTPNLIATCHAAFCSVEGMIEMRTTSARIAKQAVLGQPLDNVVNGL from the coding sequence ATGGCGAACAACAAAAGAAAGCCATTGGTCGCGGTGCTCGATTGGAAAACCGCGCCGGCCAGCAGCAGTGGAGTGGATATCGAGGCCAAGGTGCTTGGCAATATCTCGCGCACGAAATATTTCCTCATTAATTCCGAAAACGATTTCACGGCGGAAATTCTTAATGCAGAAGTATTGGTGGTTTGGCAAAACACGCGTATCACCGAGCGAACCTTGTCGCGGTTAAAAAACTGCCGCGCACTTATTCGCAACGGTGTGGGGTTTGATTCGGTGGATATTGACGCTGCGGCGCGCGTCGGCATTCCCGTTTGCAACGTGCCCGATTACGGCACCGAGGAGGTGGCCGATCACGCCATTGCGCTGGCCTTGGCGCAGGTGCGGCAGCTCTTTCCGCTTAACCGCGAAGCATTATCGCTCGGCTGGACGCTGCACGTGAAACACAAACTGCGCCGGTTAAGCTCGCTCACCCTCGGCATCGTGGGGCTGGGCCGCATTGGTACGGCGAGTGCACTGCGTGCGAAGGCGCTTGGCTTCCGCGTGGTATTTTATGATCCGTATCTGCCCAGCGGTGTGCACAAGGCGGTGGGCATTGAGCGCGTGGATGCTTTGACCCAACTGCTGAAGCAATCGGATGTGGTGTCGCTGCATTGTCCGCTAAATGACGAGACGCAATATCTCATTGCGGAAAAGGAATTGGCCCTGATGAAGCCGACGGCGTATCTCGTAAACACCGCGCGCGGGGGGGTGGTGAACAAGAAAGCGGTGCTTGCCGCGTTGCGAAAAGGCGTGATCGCCGGCGCGGGGCTGGATGTGATTGAGGACGAGCCACTCAAAACCAAAGCCGAAGCGCGCACGCCCAATCTCATCGCCACTTGTCACGCGGCGTTTTGCAGCGTGGAGGGCATGATTGAAATGCGCACCACTTCCGCCCGCATCGCCAAGCAAGCGGTGCTGGGCCAGCCGCTGGACAACGTGGTGAACGGGCTTTAA
- a CDS encoding sulfatase, which translates to MKKSVPILIAFVFAAALAHAKDQRPNILFIFSDDHAPHAIGAYNGWLKSVNPTPEIDRLAKGGMLFEKSFCSNSICGPSRAVIMTGKHSHKNGFMNNGNSFDWKQQIFPKLLQTAGYQTAIYGKSHLKGQPQGFDDWAVLPGQGLYYNPDMIFPNGRRRIDGYCTDVVTDLAVEWLTKQRKDNQPFMMMVQHKAPHRNWMPAMRHLHLYDDIEIPEPATLFDQWKDNAPPARHQELEIDRHMDLNYDLFVDLTPDYDQPPSQKSQDRSAWRNMKRMTPAQLKQWRAAYAPKDAAFHKANLTGKALVRWKFQRYAKNYLRCVKGVDESVGRLRATLKDLGLADNTIVIYSSDQGFYIGDHGWYDKRWMYEESLMMPFIVNWPGVTKPGARDTHLIQNLDYAETFLDIAGAKIPADMQGASLVPLLRGQDPKNWRNSIYYHYYEYPSVHMIPRHYGIRTERYKLMHFYQFGNEWELYDLQSDPDELQNLYGKKGTGKLAADLKKKLRGLQKHYEDDSDISEKPKEWQDKVRPGTATNN; encoded by the coding sequence ATGAAAAAATCTGTTCCCATTCTCATCGCTTTTGTATTCGCAGCGGCTTTGGCCCACGCCAAAGATCAGCGGCCCAATATTTTGTTCATTTTTTCTGATGACCACGCGCCGCACGCCATCGGCGCGTACAATGGCTGGTTGAAATCGGTGAACCCAACGCCGGAAATTGATCGGCTGGCGAAAGGGGGTATGCTGTTTGAGAAAAGTTTTTGCTCAAACTCCATTTGTGGCCCGAGCCGAGCGGTGATCATGACCGGCAAACACAGCCACAAAAACGGTTTCATGAATAACGGCAATAGCTTCGACTGGAAGCAACAGATTTTCCCAAAACTATTGCAAACGGCCGGCTATCAAACGGCTATCTACGGCAAGAGCCATCTCAAGGGCCAACCGCAGGGGTTTGATGATTGGGCGGTGCTGCCGGGGCAGGGTCTCTATTATAATCCGGATATGATTTTTCCCAATGGCCGGCGGCGCATTGACGGCTATTGCACGGATGTGGTGACGGATCTTGCAGTGGAATGGCTTACCAAACAGCGTAAGGATAACCAACCCTTCATGATGATGGTGCAGCACAAGGCGCCGCATCGCAATTGGATGCCCGCGATGCGCCATTTGCATCTTTATGATGACATCGAGATTCCTGAGCCGGCCACGCTCTTCGACCAATGGAAAGACAACGCCCCGCCCGCGCGCCATCAGGAACTGGAAATCGATCGGCATATGGATTTGAACTACGACCTCTTTGTCGATCTCACGCCGGATTATGACCAGCCGCCATCGCAAAAAAGTCAGGACCGTTCCGCGTGGCGCAACATGAAACGCATGACGCCCGCGCAGTTGAAACAATGGCGGGCTGCCTACGCGCCCAAGGACGCCGCGTTCCACAAAGCCAACCTCACCGGCAAGGCACTCGTACGATGGAAGTTTCAGCGCTATGCGAAAAATTATTTGCGTTGCGTGAAGGGCGTCGATGAAAGCGTCGGCCGGCTGCGCGCCACGCTCAAAGACCTGGGCCTCGCCGATAACACCATTGTCATTTATTCTTCCGATCAGGGTTTTTACATCGGCGACCACGGCTGGTACGATAAGCGCTGGATGTACGAGGAATCGCTGATGATGCCCTTCATCGTGAATTGGCCGGGCGTCACCAAGCCGGGCGCGCGCGACACGCATCTCATCCAAAACCTCGACTACGCCGAAACCTTTCTCGACATCGCCGGCGCAAAAATCCCCGCCGATATGCAGGGCGCTTCGCTCGTCCCATTGCTCCGCGGGCAAGATCCAAAAAACTGGCGCAACAGCATTTACTATCACTACTACGAATACCCCAGCGTGCATATGATCCCCCGCCACTACGGCATCCGCACCGAGCGTTACAAGCTGATGCACTTTTATCAGTTTGGAAATGAATGGGAACTCTACGACCTGCAAAGCGATCCCGATGAGCTGCAAAATCTCTACGGCAAAAAAGGCACCGGCAAGCTCGCCGCAGATTTAAAAAAGAAACTGCGCGGCCTGCAAAAACATTACGAGGACGACAGCGATATTTCGGAAAAGCCCAAAGAGTGGCAGGACAAAGTCCGCCCCGGCACCGCCACGAACAATTAA
- a CDS encoding acyltransferase family protein, translating into MEQPPVIESTSPLPVLEKKRFHDLDALRAFAMLLGIVLHGVLSFFPVPIWPAQDLQQPVVEVPAALATPLEAAGLDAPPTYSPYEFVLHAVHGFRMQLFFLVSGFFTAMLWRNRGLKSLAKHRAKRILLPLAIALPLVWGAIIPAGMYGDAKKKEVAAMQAESRLENPGETADVDIFTALDPQYAGALKRHIAGGTDLETREPTGGSTPLIVAALYGNTEAARLLVEGGALVNAKNKEGDTALHLAAFFCHTDFVALLLKNGAEVNAKNKKGDTALSNVSGKWGEVEGIYKFVDGLFQLNLDLERVKATRPVIAKMLTEAGGQQSEGGNLKGALGGPLMMLIFFAPVFHHLWFLYYLAWLVAGFLLITWLLGKLKWKALSDGWITSPWRWLWLLPVTFVPQLMMPGDFGPTTAVGFLPWPPLLIYYAIFFGFGAMCFGRDSFENKVGQRWPLSFALAVPLLLAGLCLVRSRNNGALLAACTVAYTWLMIFGFIGFFRKFFSGENKFIRYISDSSYWLYIAHLPVIMLVQAWISPWALPSILKFLIACALTTLPLLVIYEFVVRYTFIGTMLNGKRSRA; encoded by the coding sequence TTGGAGCAACCTCCTGTCATTGAGTCCACATCACCTTTGCCGGTGTTGGAAAAGAAACGCTTCCACGACCTGGATGCCCTGCGTGCATTCGCGATGTTGCTTGGCATTGTGCTGCACGGGGTGCTTTCGTTTTTTCCCGTGCCCATCTGGCCGGCACAGGATTTGCAGCAGCCGGTGGTGGAAGTGCCCGCCGCGCTGGCTACGCCGCTTGAGGCTGCGGGGCTCGACGCGCCGCCGACTTACAGCCCGTATGAGTTTGTTCTGCACGCGGTGCATGGCTTTCGAATGCAATTGTTTTTTTTGGTGAGTGGCTTTTTTACCGCAATGCTGTGGCGCAATCGCGGTTTGAAATCACTGGCCAAACATCGCGCCAAACGGATTCTGCTGCCGCTCGCAATTGCTCTGCCGCTGGTTTGGGGCGCCATCATTCCCGCCGGGATGTACGGTGATGCAAAGAAAAAAGAAGTGGCGGCGATGCAAGCAGAATCCAGACTGGAGAATCCCGGCGAAACTGCGGACGTGGATATTTTTACCGCATTGGATCCGCAGTATGCGGGGGCACTCAAACGGCACATTGCGGGTGGCACGGATTTGGAAACGCGCGAGCCCACCGGCGGCAGCACACCGCTGATCGTGGCTGCGCTGTACGGCAACACCGAGGCGGCACGGCTGCTGGTGGAAGGCGGCGCGCTGGTGAATGCGAAAAATAAGGAAGGCGATACCGCGCTGCACTTGGCTGCTTTTTTCTGCCACACAGATTTTGTGGCGCTGCTGCTGAAAAATGGCGCGGAGGTGAACGCAAAAAATAAAAAAGGCGACACCGCGCTTTCGAATGTCAGTGGGAAATGGGGGGAAGTGGAAGGCATTTACAAATTTGTTGACGGCCTGTTTCAATTGAACTTGGACTTGGAACGCGTCAAAGCCACCCGACCGGTCATCGCCAAAATGCTCACCGAGGCGGGCGGCCAACAATCCGAAGGCGGCAATCTCAAGGGCGCGCTTGGCGGACCACTGATGATGCTTATCTTTTTCGCGCCGGTGTTTCATCATTTGTGGTTCCTTTATTATCTCGCGTGGTTGGTGGCAGGTTTCCTTTTGATCACGTGGCTGCTCGGCAAACTTAAGTGGAAGGCGTTGTCCGATGGATGGATCACCTCGCCGTGGCGTTGGCTATGGCTGTTGCCGGTCACCTTTGTGCCGCAACTGATGATGCCCGGAGACTTTGGGCCAACCACCGCGGTGGGTTTTTTGCCGTGGCCGCCTTTGCTGATTTATTACGCGATTTTCTTCGGCTTCGGTGCAATGTGTTTTGGACGCGACTCATTTGAAAACAAAGTGGGCCAACGATGGCCGCTGAGTTTTGCGCTCGCGGTACCCTTGCTGCTCGCGGGACTGTGCCTCGTGCGCAGCAGAAACAACGGCGCGCTGCTAGCCGCCTGCACGGTGGCTTATACGTGGCTGATGATCTTCGGCTTTATCGGTTTCTTCCGCAAATTTTTCTCCGGTGAAAACAAATTCATCCGGTACATCTCCGATTCGTCCTACTGGCTGTACATCGCGCACCTGCCGGTGATCATGCTGGTGCAGGCGTGGATCAGCCCGTGGGCGCTGCCGAGCATTCTGAAATTCCTCATCGCCTGCGCCCTCACCACCCTACCGCTATTGGTGATTTATGAATTCGTCGTCCGCTACACATTCATCGGCACCATGCTCAACGGCAAACGATCGCGTGCCTGA